A region of the Streptomyces sp. NBC_00442 genome:
CGTCGGCTGCCGCTGCACCCAGAGCGCCCGAGAGCCAGGTCGTCAGCGCGATGACCGGGCGGTCCTGAAGGATGACGGAGGCGCGCTCGGTCTGGATGTCCACGGCCGGCGGCAGGTCGCCGGGAGGCGTGGGCAGGGTGAGACCACTGGTGGGGACGACATCGGTGTGCGCGACATGGGGTGGCCAGACGGTGCCGCCCAGCAAAGTGGCCACACGTCCGGCAAAGGATGCGGCGAGGCGCTCGCTCTCGGGTGCGGCGGTGGTCGCACGTGCCTCCGTCCACCAGAACGGGCCGTCCGGCAGCGGAACTTGGTCGCCGAGCAGCCGACGAACCTCACCCGGATGATGAATCAACTGCGGGGCCTCGACGGAAATGAGGGGGGCTCCGCCGGCGGTGCACAGCTGGAGCACCGCCCCGTCGGCAACGGCATTGACACGCAGATCGGGACCTCCCGCGTACAGGCCGGCCATCAGGGCGGCTGGCTCGGGCATGCCGGGGGTGAGGGCGATGACGTCCTTGGTCACTGATGCTCTGTTCCGTCGGGAAAAGGTGGGTGCCTGAAGAGGGCCGATGGACGCCGGGTGCCGGAGTCCGACGCTTCAGCTCCTGTGCGTGTACATGGTCCTTTGCCCGCTCGGCCAGCCGAGCATTGCGCAAGGCGCTGGCATCGGTCCGAGGCTAGTGGCAGCCCTACTGCGCACCGACAAGTCGAACCTCGATGAGAACCGCATCGGTGAACCATGCATTTGAGAAATCCCCGCCCGAGAGGTCGGCTCCCCGGAAATCACGCTGCATGCCATTGAGGTCGTACTCGTCCGAGGCGAGCCATTCCAGCAGTTGCTGCGCCGCTGCCTCATCGCTCGGAAACGCGGCGGGATTCCAGTTCTTACGGATGTCGAATACCGCAAACTCCCCGGGCATTCGAGTCCCCCTCACCGTCGAGTCGCACACAGAGGCTGTCAGTCCAAGGGCAGAGCGTCACGTACCGAGGAAATCACGGATTCCAATCAGCGGATCGTGGCCATTTTCCTCGGCGTACTGCCGTCGGCGCGCATCGACCTTCTCGGGATGCGCCTGACAGCAGTAGTCCCAGAAGTCGACCAAAATGCGGAACGTGTCATCGAGAGTGAAGTCACCCCGAACGTGCTCGACGAAGTGATTCTCCACCCTCACGCCCTGCGGGCTGATCGTGGCGGTGTGCGCGTTTCCATCCAGATCCTCCGGCACGAATCCCGAATCGGCCCTCGCTTGGGCCACTAGGTCGATGGCCTCCAGAACGGACAGCGGCGAAAGCTGAATGTCAGCCGTCACCCACTGGCCCAGGATGCTCAGCTCGCTAGAGCCGGAGAACTCCGGCCCCCCGAACGCGTCCTGCACGTAGTACTGAGTGCGGATCACTGCACTGTTCTCCTTTTGCCCGTTACGGCATGAGCGGGTAAATGGTCTTGGCGTCACCCGTAATAGGATCGAAGTAACCTTCGAACTGGATACCTTTCCAGTTTCCACGCCATCTGTTGGTGACAGGATCGACCACCCGACCATTCTTGAATGCCTTTTCCATCGCACGCCTGACCTGTTTCTCCGTCCAGCCCGGAGGGAAGAAGGTCGTCTTGGCACGCTTCCTGAACATCAACCCGCTTCGCGGATCACGCATCCACACGTTTCCCGTGGTCAAGCCCGTCTTGTGATCGATTTCAATAACCTTCGGCACCTTCACCATGTGAGGGTTCAGATCGCGGCCGCCAGGGCGGAAATGGTATCCCACCACCTTGGGGTCTCCATTGCGATCGTACTTGAGCTCCCCTTGCAGCACGTGCTCAAAGGTGTGTTCAGGGATACGACCGCCTTCCGGCAGTCGAGGTAGCTTCGGCGGGCCCTGATGGGGGGTAGGTGGGCC
Encoded here:
- a CDS encoding pentapeptide repeat-containing protein codes for the protein MPGEFAVFDIRKNWNPAAFPSDEAAAQQLLEWLASDEYDLNGMQRDFRGADLSGGDFSNAWFTDAVLIEVRLVGAQ